In Pseudorasbora parva isolate DD20220531a chromosome 9, ASM2467924v1, whole genome shotgun sequence, the following proteins share a genomic window:
- the ptx3b gene encoding pentraxin-related protein PTX3 isoform X2: MQRQSNIHTSLNIRMYVPRAVLALCLPCFLSGNVFGYEYGEDYSDSYYNEISNGDRLQTTQIPCPPQDFSRWDKLFIMLEDSQMKQDMLLQQSKDMVKAEMDTIRKELHKLNNNKACVQASENTCKCISEQMNRKLNQAMEQLREAADMYQAQNNETLQQLIQFSRNQASRLTKLESNSLLGAGLGQTSMKSFSAYPKEQEASNADGGKLERALMATAADLQRVHTQLALFQRTTAHRYLPSGCEMALLFPMRSKHIFAEITPSMSMSLQSFTICLWAKVTQSLNKTVLFSYGTKKKPHELQLLLARRSLLLTVGGETHLVEAHSVVTDGQWGHFCAAWSSEQGLATLWANGENVARVPGVAEGHVLSGEGFILLGQERSRSGVYRDLDSSVAFTGKMTGVNMWDHVLEAERIKEYANPDGSCDCRGNVIGWGISEIIPHGGAQYIN, from the exons ATGCAGAGACAGAGTAACATACACACCAGCCTTAACATCAGAATGTATGTGCCCAGGGCTGTGTTGGCCCTTTGCCTGCCCTGCTTTTTGAGTGGGAATGTGTTTGGTTATGAATATGGAGAGGATTACTCCGATTCCTACTATAATGAAATCTCCAATGGTGACCGCCTGCAAA CTACGCAAATTCCCTGTCCACCCCAAGACTTCTCCCGCTGGGACAAACTTTTCATCATGCTGGAGGACTCTCAGATGAAGCAAGACATGCTCTTGCAGCAGAGCAAAGACATGGTCAAGGCGGAGATGGACACCATACGGAAAGAGCTCCATAAGCTTAACAACAACAAAGCATGCGTCCAAGCTTCAGAAAACACCTGCAAATGTATAAGTGAACAGATGAATCGCAAACTCAACCAAGCCATGGAGCAGCTCAGAGAGGCTGCAGATATGTATCAAGCCCAAAACAACGAGACGTTGCAGCAGCTCATTCAGTTCAGCAGGAACCAGGCATCCCGTCTCACCAAACTGGAGAGCAACTCACTGCTGGGAGCAGGTCTGGGACAGACGTCCATGAAGTCTTTCTCCGCTTATCCAAAAGAACAAGAAGCAAGCAATGCAGATGGCGGGAAGCTGGAGAGAGCGCTAATGGCCACGGCTGCGGATCTCCAAAGGGTACATACCCAGCTGGCCCTTTTCCAAAGAACAACGGCACACCGTTATCTGCCCTCAG GCTGTGAAATGGCTTTATTATTCCCAATGCGCTCCAAGCACATCTTTGCAGAAATAACACCCTCCATGTCCATGTCCCTACAATCATTCACCATCTGTCTGTGGGCTAAAGTGACTCAATCTCTGAATAAAACAGTGCTTTTCTCTTATGGAACTAAGAAAAAACCTCATGAACTCCAGCTTCTCTTGGCAAGGCGCTCGTTGCTCCTCACGGTTGGCGGTGAGACCCATCTAGTAGAAGCTCACAGCGTAGTAACAGATGGGCAGTGGGGACACTTCTGTGCAGCTTGGAGCTCGGAGCAAGGGCTGGCCACTTTGTGGGCGAACGGGGAGAATGTTGCCAGAGTGCCTGGAGTAGCTGAGGGGCACGTATTATCAGGTGAAGGGTTCATTCTGCTCGGGCAAGAGCGCAGCCGGTCAGGTGTCTACAGAGATCTGGACTCGTCGGTTGCCTTCACTGGAAAAATGACAGGGGTTAACATGTGGGACCACGTGCTGGAAGCAGAAAGGATTAAAGAGTATGCCAATCCCGACGGATCCTGTGATTGCCGCGGGAATGTGATTGGATGGGGTATTTCAGAGATCATTCCACATGGTGGCGCTCAATATATCAACTGA
- the ptx3b gene encoding pentraxin-related protein PTX3 isoform X1: MQRQSNIHTSLNIRMYVPRAVLALCLPCFLSGNVFGYEYGEDYSDSYYNEISNGDRLQTATQIPCPPQDFSRWDKLFIMLEDSQMKQDMLLQQSKDMVKAEMDTIRKELHKLNNNKACVQASENTCKCISEQMNRKLNQAMEQLREAADMYQAQNNETLQQLIQFSRNQASRLTKLESNSLLGAGLGQTSMKSFSAYPKEQEASNADGGKLERALMATAADLQRVHTQLALFQRTTAHRYLPSGCEMALLFPMRSKHIFAEITPSMSMSLQSFTICLWAKVTQSLNKTVLFSYGTKKKPHELQLLLARRSLLLTVGGETHLVEAHSVVTDGQWGHFCAAWSSEQGLATLWANGENVARVPGVAEGHVLSGEGFILLGQERSRSGVYRDLDSSVAFTGKMTGVNMWDHVLEAERIKEYANPDGSCDCRGNVIGWGISEIIPHGGAQYIN, from the exons ATGCAGAGACAGAGTAACATACACACCAGCCTTAACATCAGAATGTATGTGCCCAGGGCTGTGTTGGCCCTTTGCCTGCCCTGCTTTTTGAGTGGGAATGTGTTTGGTTATGAATATGGAGAGGATTACTCCGATTCCTACTATAATGAAATCTCCAATGGTGACCGCCTGCAAA CAGCTACGCAAATTCCCTGTCCACCCCAAGACTTCTCCCGCTGGGACAAACTTTTCATCATGCTGGAGGACTCTCAGATGAAGCAAGACATGCTCTTGCAGCAGAGCAAAGACATGGTCAAGGCGGAGATGGACACCATACGGAAAGAGCTCCATAAGCTTAACAACAACAAAGCATGCGTCCAAGCTTCAGAAAACACCTGCAAATGTATAAGTGAACAGATGAATCGCAAACTCAACCAAGCCATGGAGCAGCTCAGAGAGGCTGCAGATATGTATCAAGCCCAAAACAACGAGACGTTGCAGCAGCTCATTCAGTTCAGCAGGAACCAGGCATCCCGTCTCACCAAACTGGAGAGCAACTCACTGCTGGGAGCAGGTCTGGGACAGACGTCCATGAAGTCTTTCTCCGCTTATCCAAAAGAACAAGAAGCAAGCAATGCAGATGGCGGGAAGCTGGAGAGAGCGCTAATGGCCACGGCTGCGGATCTCCAAAGGGTACATACCCAGCTGGCCCTTTTCCAAAGAACAACGGCACACCGTTATCTGCCCTCAG GCTGTGAAATGGCTTTATTATTCCCAATGCGCTCCAAGCACATCTTTGCAGAAATAACACCCTCCATGTCCATGTCCCTACAATCATTCACCATCTGTCTGTGGGCTAAAGTGACTCAATCTCTGAATAAAACAGTGCTTTTCTCTTATGGAACTAAGAAAAAACCTCATGAACTCCAGCTTCTCTTGGCAAGGCGCTCGTTGCTCCTCACGGTTGGCGGTGAGACCCATCTAGTAGAAGCTCACAGCGTAGTAACAGATGGGCAGTGGGGACACTTCTGTGCAGCTTGGAGCTCGGAGCAAGGGCTGGCCACTTTGTGGGCGAACGGGGAGAATGTTGCCAGAGTGCCTGGAGTAGCTGAGGGGCACGTATTATCAGGTGAAGGGTTCATTCTGCTCGGGCAAGAGCGCAGCCGGTCAGGTGTCTACAGAGATCTGGACTCGTCGGTTGCCTTCACTGGAAAAATGACAGGGGTTAACATGTGGGACCACGTGCTGGAAGCAGAAAGGATTAAAGAGTATGCCAATCCCGACGGATCCTGTGATTGCCGCGGGAATGTGATTGGATGGGGTATTTCAGAGATCATTCCACATGGTGGCGCTCAATATATCAACTGA